A region of the Chlamydia felis Fe/C-56 genome:
ATATTCTTCGGAAACACAGAGTTTGCATTCCCAAATGTAGGTGGATTTTCCCTTCGGGAATACATGAACGCAGGCCGCAAGCTCTCGAGTCACTAAAGTATGGGAAATAGTCTCAGCTTCTTCTTGAGAAGGTAGCTGAGTAAAAATAATCACGGGAGTCATATTTTACTTAACAATAAGTGGTTTGGAAATCTTAAATCGTAAACATAATTTTGCTGAGAGTCAATCACTGTGCTATTTTGAGCACGGTGATAATTCTTTAGTCCTTCTCGTAATGCCTGGTATTGCAATCTTAGAAAATTCCCAGAAGATAAAGTCACTGCTATCTCCATAGGGTACTTTTCCGTCAGGGACATATCAATAATTGCCGGAGGATCTGATTTAAGTTCCTCAATAATAAGGGTAGCAATATTGATTTTCCATAAAGGTAAAATAGAAGCTTCTAGATCTTGCTTAGAAAAAAAAATTTGGGGAAGTTTTTGGGAAGTGAAAAAGGGCTGGCAGGGAAATTGTTCCCCGGAATAATTAAACAATGTATTGGTTTGGTTCCCTAAATAACCTATCGGGGAGTGCGTGGAATAAAAGATAATGATTCCTTTATTGTCCGGGACCTTTTCTATAGACACCGAAGAGAATATTCCCAAATCTTTTAAAGCTATTTCTGCTTGCTTAATTGTAAATTGATGTAGGAAAGTTGGGCGATCTGCAGATAATCGTAGTGTCTCTGAAAAAATGGCTTCGGGAATTCTGGAGGGAGACGAGGAAACTAAAAAAATATTTTTAATTGGAAGAGCTTTTGTAGTAGGAAGTGAAAAAGTTTCGGGAAACAAAAGCCAATGAATGGTGGGAATAAAAATTAATGTGCTAAGAAAAATGCATAGTAAAGCGTAAGAGATGGAATATCTCGGTCCAGGAGAAAAAAGCGTTTTTATAAAGCTTCTTACCATGGGTGCGCATTGTTTTTTATTTTTATCGTAAATAATATCGCTAATATTTGCGAGGTGCTATTTGGAGTTGCTTTTATGGATTGGTTGACTAAACAGTATAGAGACGTTCTTGTTGTTTCTTTGGAAGGGGCCCTGGATGCTGTTTCTGTTCCCCAAGCAGAAGCTTTTTTAGATAAGAAAGTTCAGGAAGGTAAACATAAAATAGTGCTAAACTTCCAATACGTTACTTATATGAGTAGTGCAGGGATTCGCCTTTTGTTTTCTTTATCTAAGTCATTGCAGGCTTGCCAGGGTCTCCTTTGTGTTTGTTGTGTGTCAGATGCAGTGGCTGAGGTTATTCGTATAGCGGGAGTCGATCAACTTTTGCCTGTATGTCAGTCAGAACAAGAATGTTTTACTAAATTTTAACCATATTGCATATGCGTGCTCCTGAATTTCAAGCTAATGCAATAACATCTACAGGATGTGACGTCTGCTTAGATCCTCAAAAGTCATTTGCGAAACTGTTTAAACGTACTATTATCTTACTCGCAGGGCCTACTGGATCTGGGAAGACCGATGTTTCTTTATGTCTAGCGCCCATGGTTGATGGAGAAATTGTTTCCGTGGATTCCATGCAGGTTTATCGTGGGATGGACATCGGTACTGCTAAGGTTTCTTTGGAAGCCAGACAGAGAATCCCTCACTATCTGATCGATATCTGTCATGTTCAGGAACTCTTTAATGCTGTAGATTTTTATTATCAGGCAACCCAAGCATGCCAAAATATCCTGTCTAGGAATAAGGTTCCTATTCTTGTCGGTGGGTCCGGGTTTTACTTTCACACTTTTCTTTCAGGTCCTCCTGAAGGACCACCCGCAGATCGTGAATTTCGCGATCACCTAGCTCTTTACATTCAGAAGAATGGCTTGTCTCTCCTATACGATAATCTATGTATGAAAGATCCTGAATATGCGCGTACTATTACCAAGAATGATAAGAATAAAATCGTTCGTGCTCTAGAAATTATCCATTTAACAGGGAAAAAGGTCTCAGAGCATAACTGGAGCATGGAAGCAAAAGAACCTAGGGAATACAATTGTCGAGGATGGTTCCTTTCTTCGCCTAGAGATCTTTTGCGCGATAATATTCAATTGCGTTGCCGCAGAATGCTTGAGGATAACTTAATTGACGAAGTGCATAGATTGCTCGAGCAGGGAATTAGAGAGAATCCCTCAGCATCAAAGGCTATAGGCTATAGAGAATGGATTGATTTTATTGATCAAGGATCTCCCAAAGAAGCTTATGAGGACGTGAAGAATAAGTTCATTGCCAATACATTGTATTATATTAAAAAACAAAGAACTTGGTTTAAGCGCTATCCCATGTTTCGAGAACTGCCTACCCTGGGGTTGACAGCAGAAACTATAGCAGAAAAGATCGCTGAAGATTACTTTCTTCATGGATGATGCGCAGGCGTTTCAATGCGCTCATAGAATGTATTTCTCTCTACAGGAATAAATCCTTCAGAAGCAATTATTGCTCGCGCTTCTTCTTCAGAACTTTTTAAAGTCCATCCCGTACATCTGTGCACGCTCTCATCAATAATCGTACCGCCAAAATCGTCAGCTCCATAATGTAGTCCACGAGCTCCAAGCTCCTTGCCTTCTCCAAACCAAGAGGCTGCTATGTGATCGAAATTGTCTAAAAAGATCCGTGCTACTGCAAGGATGCGATAATACATTTCCGGAGGTGCTTGATGGGGAACTTTACGTCCTAAAGCGGTGTTTCCAGACTTATAACTCCAGGGAATAAAGCTATAGAAGCCTGGGACCTCATCCTGTGCATTTCTTAGCGCCTCTAGGTGAAGAAGAATGTCGTGAGCGTTTTCTACATGCCCGAACATCATTGTTGCCGTAGAGCGGAAGCCTAGGCAATGGGCAAGTTTATGGAAAGAAATCCAACCATCAGGGCCTATTTTCTTTGGAGATAGGATTTTGCGTACGCGTTCAGAGAGAATTTCTGCCCCACCCCCGGGAATTGTTCTCTGTCCTGCATCCCAGAGCATGCCGAGAGCCTTTTCATTGCTGATTCCTGATACAGAAGCTGCGTGTGAGATTTCTACTGCGGAAAAGAAGTGCGGATGAATAGAGGGGAATTCTTTAACCGTAATACGTACAAATTCCGCGAGATAATCCATGCCTAGGCTTGGATGTACACCTCCCTGAAGAAGCACTGTTTTAACCCCTAAAGCTATATATCGTTGCATTAAAGAACGAAATTCGTCAAAAGAAAGAAGAAATGCATCAGAAGAGTGAGGCTTCCTGTAAAACGCACAAAAAGTACAATCAATTTTACAAATATTCGTATAGTTGGGATTGGCGTCTAAGACGTAAGTGACTTTATTATCAGGATAACGTTGTTCGCGTAAAATATTCGCGACTTCTTGTAATTTTTCTAAGGGACTTGTCCTAAATAACTCCAACCCTTCGTCAAAGGATATTCTAGTAAATAAGTTCATAAAACGATTGACGATAATGTAGTGCGGGGGCAAACTTTATCTTCTATTCATTATTTCTTTGTCAAGCCCTACACCCTAAGTTGTTATTATGGATACTTCAGACAACAGCTTTCATTCTTCAGAAGCAAAACAAGGTTCTATAGTGGTTTCTAGTGAGGAATTGAAATCCAAAAGCGATGATATTTCTAACGCCGCAATGACTAATGAATCCTTTACCATATTTACTCAAGAGTTATCTGAATTTTCATCTATAGAAGAGCAGGTGGCTTTTAGTTTAGAGAAAATGGAGCAAGCCTTAAGAAACAACCAAGGAGCCAATTTAAAGCTGTTTTGGGCGATACGAAAGCACTGCCTTCCATTATTTCATCAAGTAGAAAACGTTGGTAAGCGGGCTGAATTTTGGCGTCGCTATATTGATTTAACTAAAGAAGGACGACATATTAAATCCTTACAAGATGAAGAAGGAACTTTTGTTGTTGGACAGATTGAGTTGGCAATATCCTGCCTAGAGCAAGATGTCACAAGTTTCTTAGACGGAACTAATCCTCTGACAGTACAAGAAGAACAATCCGTATTTTTAGAAACGCAGACTTTGGAAAAACGCAAGGCTTTTTATAAAGAGTTGCACGCTTCATTAGTCTGGCTGAGTAGCTTTTCCGCAAGAATCATTGATTTGCGTAAAGAATTAATGAACGTAGGCATGCGTATGCGGCTGAAAAGCAAATTTTTCCAGCGTTTATCCTTGCTGGGAAATCAAGTATTCCCCAAAAGAAAAGAGCTTATTGAGAACGTGAGTGAAGCTTTTTCGGAAGATGTTGAGTCTTTCGTTTCTCGCTACTTTTTTTGTGCCGATAAAGAGGCGCTAAAGCGTTCTGTTTTTTTTTTACGGAAGGAAATTAAAAATTTACAGCAAGCTGCTAAATGTTTAGCTGTATCCTCCACCGTATTTTCTGATACCCGTTTGAAACTAAGTAGATGCTGGGATCAACTTAAAGGTTTGGAAAAAGAAATTCGTCAGGAACAAAGTCGATTAAGAGTCACATCTGCGGAAAACTCCAAAGAAGTCCGTGAGCAATTAACAAGTATTGCTCAGGCATTGGAAGAAGGTGGTGATCTTTTTAGAATTCGTAAGGATTTAGATGCTGTTTCAAAACGTATACGCTCTTTAGACCTGGTCCATGATGATGTTGTGGCTTTGAAATCAGAGCTACAAACTCTGTTTGAAAAGCTTCGAGAAAAACAAGAAACTGCAGAACAAAGTTACCAAGAGCAATTAGCTCGAGATAAGCAGATCAGACAGGCAGCTATTAGCGAACTTACAGAAAAGATCCATCTGTTTTCTGAAAGATGCATTTCTGGAGATATTCACCCAGAAGCTCGATCAGAATGGCAAGAACTGAAAGAATCTTTAACCAAAGCAGCGTTTTTATCTGCTTCGGAAAGAATTTCCTTAGATAATCGGTTAAATTTAACTTTGCAGCATATAGCAGCGTATTTTGAAGAGCAGTTATTGTCTTCTCCAGATTCCCGTGAAAAGCTCACAAATATGCGACAGGTTTTGTCTCAGAGGCAGGAGCGTCGTAAGGAATTAAAAGATAAACTAGAGCAGGACAAGAAACTTCTTGGAGCTTCAGGTCTAGATTTCGATCGTGCTATGCAATATAGCGCTCTGGTTGAAGAAGACAAACGCGCCTTAGAGGAATTGGATCAGGGTATCCTTGACTTGAAGC
Encoded here:
- a CDS encoding STAS domain-containing protein — translated: MDWLTKQYRDVLVVSLEGALDAVSVPQAEAFLDKKVQEGKHKIVLNFQYVTYMSSAGIRLLFSLSKSLQACQGLLCVCCVSDAVAEVIRIAGVDQLLPVCQSEQECFTKF
- the miaA gene encoding tRNA (adenosine(37)-N6)-dimethylallyltransferase MiaA, which produces MRAPEFQANAITSTGCDVCLDPQKSFAKLFKRTIILLAGPTGSGKTDVSLCLAPMVDGEIVSVDSMQVYRGMDIGTAKVSLEARQRIPHYLIDICHVQELFNAVDFYYQATQACQNILSRNKVPILVGGSGFYFHTFLSGPPEGPPADREFRDHLALYIQKNGLSLLYDNLCMKDPEYARTITKNDKNKIVRALEIIHLTGKKVSEHNWSMEAKEPREYNCRGWFLSSPRDLLRDNIQLRCRRMLEDNLIDEVHRLLEQGIRENPSASKAIGYREWIDFIDQGSPKEAYEDVKNKFIANTLYYIKKQRTWFKRYPMFRELPTLGLTAETIAEKIAEDYFLHG
- the mqnC gene encoding cyclic dehypoxanthinyl futalosine synthase, whose product is MNLFTRISFDEGLELFRTSPLEKLQEVANILREQRYPDNKVTYVLDANPNYTNICKIDCTFCAFYRKPHSSDAFLLSFDEFRSLMQRYIALGVKTVLLQGGVHPSLGMDYLAEFVRITVKEFPSIHPHFFSAVEISHAASVSGISNEKALGMLWDAGQRTIPGGGAEILSERVRKILSPKKIGPDGWISFHKLAHCLGFRSTATMMFGHVENAHDILLHLEALRNAQDEVPGFYSFIPWSYKSGNTALGRKVPHQAPPEMYYRILAVARIFLDNFDHIAASWFGEGKELGARGLHYGADDFGGTIIDESVHRCTGWTLKSSEEEARAIIASEGFIPVERNTFYERIETPAHHP